Part of the Streptomyces sp. NBC_01264 genome, GGTGGTGGACGTGATGACCCGCTGGGCCCGCCGGGAGAAGGGCTGGGACCTCGGCCCGGCCTGGGAGCGGCTGGAGTTCGCGGTGGAGGAGGTGGCGCCGCTCGCGCCGGAGGTGGAGGAGGAGCTGACCGGGCTCGTACGGGACGGGCTGCGGTGCGGTTACGACGACCGGGCGGCCCTGAGCGAGAACGCCGAGGAGTACCTCGTCGCGGACGGCGTCCGGCCGGTGTCGCGCGCGCAGGCCGAGCAGCCGGTGGACCGGCTCTGGCGGGAGCGGCTGGCGGAACAGGCCGGCTGGGTGGGCGAGACCGATCCCGATCGGCTCGCACGGGCCTTCGCCGCGCTCGACTCCGCCGGCATCACCGCGCGGGAGAACTTCGCCTGCTGCCGCTCCTGCGGCCTCGCGGAAATCCGGGGGGCGGGGCCGGAGGACGCCCGGGGGTTCGTCTTCTTCCACGCGCAGTGCACCGAGGGCGCGGCGGCGGGCGGCGACCTGTGGCTGCTCTACGGGGGCTTCGAGCAGAGCGAGGAGCTCACGGCCTCCGTGGGCCAGGAGGTCACCCGCGCGCTCGACGCGGTGGGGCTGTCGTGGACCTGGGACGGATCCGCCCAGGATGCGATACGGGTCACCGGGATGGAGTGGAAAAAGCGGCTGGACGGGTGACGGATTGTCGGGATTGCAATGGTCCGTTCATGCCATGATCACGGAATATGGGATTCCGCTCCATAGAGTGAGACGGGGTCTGCCCCGGGGGCCGTGCATCTGCTTGAATGGGGCCATGGCCAGCTACTCGTACACCTCGACAGGTCGCAGCGACCTCGAGCCGTTCTGGCCTTCCCGTCAGGACCACGATTTCGACCGGGTGTGTTGCCGCGCGAAGAACGCGCCGGCCCTCTAAAGCCTCCGGGACTCCAACCGACTTCCCCCAGGCCTTCGGTCTGCGCGGTACGACACAAGACGACGCCACTCCGCACGTCTCCTGCCGACCACTCCGCGTGAAAGAGCTGACCACTCATGGCGAACACCCGTTCCTTCGCTTCTGCCGCCTCCGCTGCGACCTCTCCCCTGACCTACCCGAGCTTCCCGCCCAGTCCGCGCCACCGCCTGCGGGCCGTGGACCGCGACGAGGTGGCGCGCGTCGTGGACTTCCTGCCGCCCGGTGCCACCTGGCTGCCCGCCCCGGCGCACACCCTGCCCAGCCTCCCCGGCCAGCCGCCGATGGTCGGCTACCTGGTGCTCGTACCGGCCGACCAGCAGCCGCCGATCGCCTTCTCCCCGCAGTCCGTTCCCGCCGCCGCGACCCCGGGCGCGGCGGCCGTCACCGGGGACTCCCTGGTCCGCATCGACCCCGCGCAGCGCACCGCCGAGGTGGACGGCGAGGTCCTGGACCTGACGTACCTGGAGTTCGAGCTGCTGGCCCACCTGGTCGCGCACCCGCACCGGGTCCACAGCCGCGACCAGCTGGTCACCACCGTCTGGGGCTACGGCCACGTCGGCGACGGCCGTACGGTCGACGTCCACGTCGCGCGGCTGCGGCGCAAGCTGGGCGCGGCCCACCGCGGCGCGATCCAGACCGTACGCCGGGTGGGGTACAAGTACGCCCCCTGACCGGACCACGGACAGAGCGGCGCGGGCCCGTACTCACGAGGGGGAGTACGGGCCCGATGCCGTGAAGCGTCAGGGGTCGGTCAACTCGGGCCGCCACAAAGGGGATTTCCTCGTACATCCGTGCTGATCAGACCCGGTCCCTGACGTAGGCTTTTCCGTCGTGACCACCGGAACCGGCAGCGTACTTGCCCCACTTGAGCCCCAGGACCCCCGCGAGACCGCCGGCTACCGGCTGATCGCCCGGATCGGCGAGGGCGGCATGGGCACCGTCTACCTCTCGCACACGCGCGGCGGGCAGCCGGTCGCGCTGAAGCTGATCCGCCGGGAGTTCGGGCAGGACCCGGACTTCCGGAGCCGGTTCGAGCAGGAGGTGCGGGCCGCGCGCCGGGTGCAGGGCTACCACCTCGTACCGGTCCTCGACCACGACACCACGGGCGCCTCGCCCTGGCTCGCCTCGGTGTTCGTACCGGGACTGTCGCTGCACGACGCCCTGAGCGCCTACGGACCGCTCCCGCTCCCCGCGGTCTTCCAGCTGATCGGCTGCACGGCGCGGGCCCTCGGCTCCATCCACGCCGCGGGGGTGGTGCACCGCGATCTGAAGCCCGCCAACCTCCTGCTCGGCGCGGCCGGACCGTACGTCATCGACTTCGGGATCGCCCGGGCCGCCGACAGCACGCAGCTCACCCGCACCGGCGGGGTCATCGGCACTCCGCAGTACATGTCCCCCGAACACGCGCTGGGCGCCGAGGTCACCACCGCGAGCGACCTGTTCGCGGTCGGGCTCATCGCGGCGGTCGCGGCCACCGGGCG contains:
- a CDS encoding DUF6891 domain-containing protein — its product is MLPVTLRTEPAETYRRPALPWLSELVGRIGADGDHFLVVERLPDEPDVFVQVWHETGGDYQLEFRDGAADRHFQAFVPTAAEVVDVMTRWARREKGWDLGPAWERLEFAVEEVAPLAPEVEEELTGLVRDGLRCGYDDRAALSENAEEYLVADGVRPVSRAQAEQPVDRLWRERLAEQAGWVGETDPDRLARAFAALDSAGITARENFACCRSCGLAEIRGAGPEDARGFVFFHAQCTEGAAAGGDLWLLYGGFEQSEELTASVGQEVTRALDAVGLSWTWDGSAQDAIRVTGMEWKKRLDG
- a CDS encoding winged helix-turn-helix domain-containing protein, which gives rise to MANTRSFASAASAATSPLTYPSFPPSPRHRLRAVDRDEVARVVDFLPPGATWLPAPAHTLPSLPGQPPMVGYLVLVPADQQPPIAFSPQSVPAAATPGAAAVTGDSLVRIDPAQRTAEVDGEVLDLTYLEFELLAHLVAHPHRVHSRDQLVTTVWGYGHVGDGRTVDVHVARLRRKLGAAHRGAIQTVRRVGYKYAP